Proteins encoded by one window of Hyphomicrobium nitrativorans NL23:
- a CDS encoding pentapeptide repeat-containing protein, whose protein sequence is MRYGNHRAGRFQSAALLVALAASAVSLCNAAAAGDVPSYFGSGSEERDAGTRLTARSVFERIFQAPPETRPDLQKADMTRLDLAELDFKAALLAGSDLYGTDLSRATLAGASLVGAKLDRATITATDFSNADLTDARIIRPTVFTTLDVASGEVPKFTGAKLVRFRSDGHFDRADFTGADLTGAVLGRTAVRESSVNAPASLVSANFTRAILKDATLANTSLKYARFVNADLRGANLKGADLIQADFTGADLTGADLTGANLYEVDLRTARGLDTVIGLKETQNFETARFAHSLDDN, encoded by the coding sequence GCTGCCGCCGCCGGAGATGTGCCGAGCTATTTCGGATCCGGGTCCGAAGAGCGAGACGCCGGCACGCGTCTCACCGCCCGCAGCGTCTTCGAGCGGATTTTCCAGGCACCGCCCGAAACGCGTCCCGATCTCCAGAAGGCGGACATGACCCGCCTCGATCTGGCCGAACTCGATTTCAAGGCCGCCCTTCTCGCAGGTTCGGACCTTTACGGCACCGATCTCTCCCGCGCCACCCTGGCGGGCGCGTCCCTCGTCGGCGCGAAGCTCGACCGCGCGACCATCACCGCAACCGACTTCTCCAACGCGGACCTCACCGACGCGCGCATCATCCGCCCCACGGTCTTCACCACGCTTGATGTCGCATCCGGCGAGGTCCCGAAGTTCACGGGCGCCAAACTCGTCCGCTTCCGCTCCGACGGCCATTTCGACCGCGCAGATTTCACCGGCGCCGATTTGACCGGCGCCGTCCTCGGCCGCACCGCCGTGCGCGAGTCTTCGGTAAATGCCCCCGCCAGCCTCGTCAGCGCCAACTTCACCCGCGCCATCCTGAAAGACGCAACGCTGGCGAACACGTCCCTCAAGTATGCCCGCTTCGTGAACGCGGACCTCAGAGGTGCGAACCTGAAAGGCGCCGACCTGATCCAGGCAGACTTCACCGGCGCCGATCTGACAGGCGCGGACCTCACGGGCGCCAACCTTTACGAAGTGGATCTTCGCACCGCCCGCGGCCTCGACACGGTGATCGGCCTTAAGGAGACGCAGAACTTCGAAACCGCCCGCTTCGCCCATAGTTTGGACGACAATTAA
- a CDS encoding lysozyme inhibitor LprI family protein, with translation MSRRFALVLCTVAFAPAHVYADTHHDCNDRESTVDITQCLADTADKLDGIIDSLVGKAESGAAPDVAEAMKAAQNAWLKYRDAACLVHRLGEGSIAAIEAAECRVRLTGQRLGELRHVSE, from the coding sequence ATGTCTCGCCGTTTCGCGTTAGTGCTTTGCACTGTCGCTTTCGCTCCAGCACACGTTTATGCGGACACACATCACGACTGCAACGACAGAGAGAGCACCGTCGACATCACCCAATGCCTTGCGGACACGGCGGACAAGCTGGATGGCATCATCGACTCGCTCGTGGGAAAAGCGGAATCCGGTGCCGCGCCGGATGTCGCCGAAGCCATGAAAGCTGCCCAGAACGCATGGCTGAAATACCGTGATGCCGCGTGTCTCGTGCATCGCCTGGGCGAGGGCAGCATCGCCGCAATCGAAGCTGCAGAATGCCGCGTACGTCTAACAGGCCAGCGCCTCGGTGAGCTCAGGCACGTCAGCGAGTAA
- a CDS encoding aminotransferase class I/II-fold pyridoxal phosphate-dependent enzyme, which yields MSVSLNFSSLADGTIVSPFSRLRTLLDGIPPGHERAIDLTLGEPRETMPPFVGAKLAEAEALLAKYPAIKGSDDLRQAIADWIGRRYGLPGFVDPAREILPCNGSREGLFYAAFPAVARKDLNGRRPAILMCNPYYQAYLGGALATGAEPVFLDATQETGHLPDLAALEADGDLLARTAAIYLCSPANPQGAVADETYIACALRIARDHDIMLFFDECYSEIYSGAPPAGALEVAAKTPERFRNLVVFNSLSKRSNLPGLRSGFMAGDAKFLENLFEVRNLIGPQMPGPVQHVSAAVWADEAHVAANRRAYVEKYDVADAVLGTRFGYRRPPGGFFLWLDTSQIGNGAHFALTLWKRFGVKVIPGAYLAQAGSRGTNPGETYVRVALVHDAGTIREALERFVHVSA from the coding sequence ATGTCCGTTTCCCTCAATTTCTCCTCGCTCGCCGACGGCACCATCGTCTCGCCGTTCTCGCGCCTGCGCACGCTGCTCGACGGCATCCCGCCCGGCCATGAGCGCGCCATCGACCTGACGCTCGGCGAGCCGCGCGAGACGATGCCCCCGTTCGTCGGGGCCAAGCTTGCCGAGGCCGAAGCGCTTCTCGCCAAGTATCCCGCAATCAAGGGCTCCGACGACCTCCGCCAGGCCATCGCCGATTGGATCGGCCGTCGCTACGGCCTCCCAGGCTTCGTCGACCCTGCCCGCGAGATCCTGCCCTGCAACGGCTCGCGCGAAGGGTTGTTCTATGCCGCCTTCCCCGCCGTCGCCCGCAAGGATTTGAACGGCCGCCGCCCGGCGATCCTGATGTGCAATCCCTACTATCAGGCCTATCTCGGCGGCGCCCTCGCGACCGGCGCGGAACCCGTCTTCCTCGATGCCACGCAGGAAACCGGCCACCTGCCCGACCTCGCGGCCCTCGAAGCCGACGGCGACCTCCTCGCTCGCACCGCCGCAATCTATCTCTGCTCGCCCGCCAACCCTCAGGGCGCGGTGGCGGACGAAACCTACATCGCCTGCGCGCTTCGCATCGCCCGCGATCACGACATCATGCTCTTCTTCGACGAATGCTATTCGGAGATCTATTCCGGCGCGCCGCCCGCAGGCGCGCTCGAAGTTGCAGCCAAAACACCCGAACGCTTCCGCAACCTCGTCGTCTTCAACTCGCTCTCGAAGCGCTCGAATCTACCGGGCCTGCGCTCGGGCTTTATGGCGGGCGACGCCAAATTTCTCGAAAACCTGTTCGAAGTCCGCAATCTGATCGGCCCGCAGATGCCGGGCCCGGTGCAGCACGTCTCGGCCGCCGTGTGGGCGGACGAAGCGCACGTCGCCGCCAACCGGCGCGCCTACGTCGAAAAATACGACGTTGCCGACGCCGTCCTCGGCACCCGTTTCGGCTACCGGCGCCCGCCCGGCGGCTTTTTCCTTTGGCTCGACACGAGTCAAATTGGGAACGGCGCTCACTTCGCCCTAACCTTATGGAAACGTTTCGGAGTCAAGGTCATCCCTGGTGCCTACCTGGCTCAGGCCGGCTCTCGTGGAACCAATCCGGGCGAAACCTACGTGCGGGTTGCGCTCGTTCACGATGCCGGAACGATCAGGGAGGCGCTCGAACGCTTCGTCCATGTTTCTGCGTAA